In a single window of the bacterium genome:
- the glnA gene encoding type I glutamate--ammonia ligase, which translates to MKLEEIKKFVKENKAEFIDVKFVDLPGSWHHITLPVESLDKELFENGIGIDGSSLRGFTRIERGDMILLPDNDTAFIDPFFDQPTVSFIGNIMESNRTVTPYSRCPRRVAAAAERYITKIVKGAQAIIGPEFEYYVFDKADYKQEPGMAYYLVKSAEADTIDDEAADNLGYKIGWKKGYHAAPPLDRTFNLRSEISTLLKNVGVGLKYHHHEVGGRGQHEIETAFQPLLKMADQSMLVKYMVKNHCFRSNKSATFMPKPLFNEPGSGMHVHQYLAMNGTSIFFDKTGRNVLSKEGLYYIGGVLKHVDSLLAFTNPSTNSFKRLVPGFEAPTAGTYSLGNRTACIRIPGYQRNPKTMRFEFRPPDATMNPYLGYAAMVMAGLDGIKNKIDPGLPLDKNLDDLSKIELDKIHQLPTSLDRATKALAADHIYLLEGGVFSEDLIENWLKVRNEDFGNIGRQPTAGEFELYYDC; encoded by the coding sequence ATGAAGCTTGAAGAAATCAAGAAATTCGTCAAAGAAAACAAAGCCGAATTCATCGACGTGAAATTTGTCGACTTGCCGGGTAGTTGGCATCACATCACATTGCCGGTTGAGTCTCTCGATAAAGAACTTTTCGAAAACGGCATCGGCATCGATGGCTCATCCCTGCGTGGATTCACTCGAATCGAGCGGGGAGATATGATCCTCCTCCCCGATAACGACACAGCATTTATCGACCCGTTCTTCGATCAGCCGACAGTTTCTTTCATCGGCAATATTATGGAATCCAATCGCACAGTGACTCCATACTCGCGCTGTCCCCGTCGCGTCGCCGCAGCCGCTGAACGTTACATCACCAAGATTGTCAAAGGCGCACAGGCCATCATCGGACCTGAGTTTGAATACTACGTTTTCGACAAGGCTGACTACAAGCAGGAACCCGGTATGGCCTACTATCTGGTAAAATCAGCCGAGGCTGACACTATTGATGACGAAGCCGCCGACAATCTTGGTTACAAAATCGGCTGGAAGAAGGGCTATCATGCCGCTCCGCCGCTTGACCGTACTTTCAATCTCCGTTCTGAAATCTCGACTCTTCTGAAAAACGTCGGCGTCGGTCTCAAGTACCATCACCACGAAGTCGGCGGTCGCGGCCAGCACGAAATCGAAACTGCTTTCCAACCGCTTCTCAAGATGGCCGACCAGTCGATGCTGGTAAAATACATGGTCAAGAACCATTGCTTCCGCAGCAATAAATCCGCCACCTTTATGCCCAAGCCGCTCTTCAATGAGCCCGGCTCCGGTATGCACGTACATCAGTACCTTGCGATGAACGGAACATCCATCTTCTTCGATAAGACCGGCCGGAACGTCCTTTCCAAAGAAGGACTCTATTACATCGGTGGCGTGCTCAAGCATGTCGATTCGCTGCTTGCATTCACCAATCCGTCCACCAATTCCTTCAAACGGCTCGTGCCGGGATTTGAAGCACCTACCGCCGGCACCTATTCACTGGGCAATCGCACCGCTTGCATCCGCATCCCCGGTTACCAGCGCAATCCCAAGACTATGCGCTTCGAGTTCCGTCCTCCTGATGCAACCATGAATCCTTATCTCGGCTATGCCGCGATGGTGATGGCTGGACTCGATGGAATCAAGAACAAGATCGATCCGGGCTTGCCGCTCGATAAGAACCTTGACGATTTGTCTAAGATCGAATTGGACAAAATCCACCAGTTGCCGACATCGCTTGATCGTGCGACCAAAGCACTCGCGGCGGACCATATCTACCTGCTCGAAGGCGGAGTCTTCTCGGAGGACCTTATCGAAAATTGGCTCAAAGTCCGCAACGAAGACTTTGGCAATATCGGTCGCCAGCCCACCGCAGGCGAATTCGAGCTGTACTACGACTGCTAA